Proteins encoded by one window of Roseibium sp. Sym1:
- a CDS encoding extracellular solute-binding protein yields MKLKTVILAGTALAFAGSSALATDLTLVSWGGAYQASQKAAYTDPYTAENSDINVIWDESSAEAVAKLRAMNEAGNITWDLVDVVASDAIRLCDEGLAMEIDPDTDLADAPDGTKASEDFGDLLVSECFIPQIVYSTTFGYRSDVADWGGKEPDDICDVFDLETFPGKRSLEKRPINNMEWALLCDGVAKEDVYDVLETEEGQDRAFAKLDTIKDNVVWWSAGAETPQLLADSEVVIGSTYNGRLFALIEEQKQPVKMLWDAQVFDLDGWIIPAGLPEDRLAEVKKFVKYATDTQRLADQAKYISYGPARKSSAPLVGQHADLGIDMAPHMPTDPNNAKNTFLYNYEWWADYRDDIDAKFQAWLAQ; encoded by the coding sequence ATGAAGCTCAAGACTGTAATCCTTGCAGGCACCGCTCTGGCATTTGCCGGCAGCTCGGCCCTTGCAACAGATCTGACGCTCGTCTCCTGGGGCGGTGCCTATCAGGCGTCCCAGAAGGCTGCCTACACGGACCCGTACACGGCCGAAAATTCGGACATCAACGTGATCTGGGACGAGTCCTCCGCTGAAGCCGTGGCCAAACTGCGCGCCATGAACGAAGCCGGCAACATCACCTGGGATCTCGTCGACGTGGTTGCTTCCGACGCCATCCGCCTGTGCGATGAAGGCCTGGCGATGGAAATCGACCCGGACACCGACCTGGCCGACGCGCCGGACGGCACCAAGGCTTCCGAAGACTTCGGTGACCTGCTCGTTTCCGAGTGCTTCATCCCGCAGATCGTCTACTCCACCACCTTCGGCTACCGTTCCGACGTTGCCGACTGGGGCGGCAAGGAGCCCGACGACATCTGTGACGTGTTCGATCTGGAAACCTTCCCGGGCAAGCGCTCGCTGGAAAAGCGTCCGATCAACAACATGGAATGGGCCCTTCTGTGTGACGGCGTGGCGAAAGAAGACGTCTACGACGTTCTGGAAACCGAAGAAGGCCAGGACCGTGCATTCGCCAAGCTCGACACCATCAAGGACAACGTTGTCTGGTGGTCGGCCGGTGCGGAAACCCCGCAGCTTCTGGCTGACAGCGAAGTCGTGATCGGCTCCACCTACAACGGCCGCCTGTTTGCTCTCATCGAAGAGCAGAAGCAGCCGGTGAAGATGCTGTGGGACGCCCAGGTGTTCGATCTGGACGGCTGGATCATCCCGGCCGGTCTTCCGGAAGACCGCCTCGCCGAGGTGAAGAAATTCGTCAAATACGCCACCGACACCCAGCGTCTGGCGGATCAGGCGAAATACATCTCCTACGGCCCGGCCCGTAAGTCTTCCGCACCGCTGGTTGGTCAGCACGCGGATCTCGGCATCGACATGGCTCCGCACATGCCGACCGACCCGAACAATGCCAAGAACACCTTCCTCTATAACTACGAGTGGTGGGCGGATTACCGTGACGACATCGACGCCAAGTTCCAGGCGTGGCTCGCACAGTAA
- a CDS encoding ABC transporter permease — MSALPPYASPLQRTWYYSFRIICGLIFFFLIFPILIILPLSFNAEDFFTFTKEMLAFDPAGYSFKHYQDFFTNPDWQQALTNSVLIAPVATLLATSFGTLAAIGLSQSHVPYKPAIMAVLISPMIVPLIISAAGMYFFYSRIGLQGTYWGVVLAHAALGTPFVIITVTATLVGFDRSLVRAAANLGANPVTTFFKVQMPLIVPGVVSGALFAFITSFDEVVVVLFLGSAGQKTLPWQMFTGLREQISPTILAVASLMVAISICLLTVLELLRRRSERLRGLSPG; from the coding sequence ATGAGCGCACTTCCCCCATACGCGTCCCCCTTGCAGCGGACCTGGTACTATTCCTTCCGGATCATCTGCGGACTGATCTTCTTCTTCCTGATCTTTCCGATCCTGATTATCCTTCCGCTCAGCTTCAACGCGGAGGATTTCTTCACCTTCACCAAGGAAATGCTGGCGTTCGACCCGGCCGGCTACTCCTTCAAGCACTATCAGGACTTCTTCACCAACCCGGACTGGCAGCAGGCGCTGACCAACTCGGTGCTGATCGCCCCGGTGGCCACATTGCTGGCGACCAGCTTCGGCACCCTGGCGGCCATCGGCCTGTCCCAGTCCCATGTACCCTACAAACCGGCCATCATGGCCGTGCTGATCTCGCCGATGATCGTGCCGCTGATCATTTCCGCAGCGGGCATGTATTTCTTCTATTCCCGCATCGGTCTTCAGGGCACCTACTGGGGCGTCGTGCTGGCGCATGCCGCGCTGGGCACGCCCTTCGTGATCATCACGGTCACGGCCACCCTGGTCGGCTTCGACCGCTCGCTTGTGCGGGCGGCGGCCAATCTGGGCGCCAACCCGGTGACCACCTTCTTCAAGGTGCAGATGCCGCTGATCGTGCCGGGCGTCGTTTCCGGAGCATTGTTTGCCTTCATCACATCTTTCGACGAGGTCGTGGTGGTGCTATTCCTGGGCTCTGCAGGTCAGAAGACCCTGCCGTGGCAGATGTTCACCGGCCTGCGCGAACAGATTTCACCGACCATTCTGGCGGTGGCTTCGCTGATGGTGGCAATTTCGATCTGCCTCCTGACGGTGCTGGAGCTGCTGCGCCGGCGGTCGGAACGACTGAGAGGTTTGTCGCCGGGCTGA
- a CDS encoding Bug family tripartite tricarboxylate transporter substrate binding protein: MFKKLAVLLAVAAMTAATPIAAFADYPEKDVRVVVPWGAGGGTDGIVRKLTSIAEGILGTSMYVENIEGGISATGVSDVMKSRPDGYTIAALTYDSIVTVPWQGLLPSYKMDKLKLIARVTSEPDAIIVDANAPYKSVSDLIADAREHPGKVKIGIQNTGSRTHLALLQLEAATGVKFNLIAYPGGAAPQKEALLNDEVDVVATSLGDFASLIQSGDARGLLEFSGTANPTYPDVATAADEDLEIRVGSFIVLAAPAGTPDEVVAKIEDAYRQALESAEFQTWVADVGVTPDWIGTDDVTAWADTTSMTLFKQMDELVEKGIISR; the protein is encoded by the coding sequence ATGTTCAAGAAACTGGCAGTGTTACTTGCCGTGGCCGCGATGACTGCCGCCACACCGATAGCGGCATTTGCCGACTACCCGGAAAAGGACGTCCGGGTCGTCGTACCCTGGGGGGCCGGAGGGGGGACCGACGGCATTGTCCGCAAGCTGACCTCGATCGCCGAAGGTATTCTGGGAACCTCGATGTATGTCGAGAACATCGAGGGCGGCATCAGCGCCACCGGCGTGTCGGACGTCATGAAATCGCGGCCTGACGGCTACACGATTGCCGCACTGACCTATGACAGTATCGTCACCGTGCCTTGGCAGGGTCTTCTGCCCAGCTACAAGATGGACAAGCTCAAGCTGATTGCTCGCGTGACCAGCGAGCCCGATGCGATCATTGTCGACGCGAACGCGCCTTACAAGTCCGTTTCGGACCTGATTGCCGACGCAAGGGAGCATCCCGGCAAGGTGAAGATCGGCATTCAGAATACCGGCTCGCGCACGCATCTGGCACTTTTGCAGCTGGAAGCGGCAACGGGCGTCAAGTTCAACCTGATTGCCTATCCGGGCGGTGCGGCCCCGCAGAAGGAAGCTCTGCTCAACGACGAGGTGGACGTTGTTGCGACCAGCCTTGGTGACTTCGCCTCGCTCATTCAAAGTGGCGACGCCCGTGGCTTGCTGGAATTTTCCGGAACAGCCAATCCTACCTATCCGGACGTGGCGACGGCAGCGGACGAGGATCTTGAAATCCGCGTCGGCAGCTTCATCGTCCTGGCCGCTCCTGCGGGAACGCCGGACGAGGTTGTCGCCAAGATCGAAGACGCCTACAGGCAGGCCCTCGAAAGCGCGGAATTCCAGACCTGGGTCGCCGATGTCGGCGTGACCCCGGACTGGATCGGAACCGATGACGTCACCGCATGGGCGGACACGACCTCCATGACACTGTTCAAGCAGATGGATGAGCTGGTCGAAAAGGGCATCATCTCCAGATAA
- a CDS encoding FadR/GntR family transcriptional regulator, whose protein sequence is MKDAVQKRSKKSLVLTVSDALRQQIGEGRYSPGDRLPSESRLTEEFSVSRTVIREAIANLRADKLVEPRHGAGVFVLSPPKTVALPFQEVDPARVSSMIEMLELRTAVEVEAASLAALRRSPSQEEAIVTAYQKVRALSEAGESTAEADFELHKTIAEATNNPRFVEFLNLIGPSVIPRKALHAVAEKAELGAYLSVLNREHEAIVKAIIAGDENGAAEAMRLHLRSSQARYRALLHQTSGSI, encoded by the coding sequence TTGAAAGACGCAGTTCAGAAACGCAGTAAAAAATCTCTTGTCCTCACCGTGTCCGATGCCTTGCGGCAGCAGATCGGAGAAGGTCGATATTCTCCCGGTGACCGATTGCCAAGCGAGAGCCGCCTGACCGAGGAGTTTTCTGTCAGCCGAACAGTGATCCGGGAGGCGATTGCCAATCTGCGCGCGGACAAGCTTGTCGAACCGAGACATGGCGCGGGCGTGTTCGTGCTGTCACCTCCAAAGACTGTGGCCTTGCCGTTCCAGGAAGTCGATCCGGCACGGGTTTCGTCGATGATCGAAATGCTTGAGCTGCGTACCGCCGTCGAGGTCGAGGCCGCTTCCTTGGCAGCCTTGCGGCGGTCGCCGTCCCAGGAGGAGGCCATCGTGACCGCCTATCAGAAGGTCCGGGCCTTGTCCGAAGCGGGAGAGTCGACGGCGGAGGCGGATTTCGAACTGCACAAGACAATTGCCGAAGCCACCAACAATCCGCGTTTCGTCGAGTTTCTCAATCTGATCGGTCCGAGCGTGATCCCGCGCAAGGCACTGCACGCGGTTGCCGAAAAGGCTGAACTTGGTGCCTATCTATCAGTGCTCAACCGCGAACATGAGGCAATCGTCAAGGCAATCATTGCCGGCGACGAGAATGGAGCGGCCGAGGCAATGCGCCTTCACCTGCGCAGCAGTCAGGCCCGATATCGCGCGTTGCTTCACCAGACCAGTGGCTCGATCTGA
- a CDS encoding tripartite tricarboxylate transporter permease — protein MAFLLEMLQGFGQLAQPEVLGFMLLGFLIGAFFGAMPGLTSVLAMALLLPLTYSIDVIPALVMSAAIFMSGMYAGSITATTINIPGAPSSMMTALEGNSLMKKGGGANALGHAALGSMIGGTIGTVLLMGLMPLAAKASLLIQTPGKFSMILFALLVIVIVERAEISKGIVATMIGIMVATIGIDVMQPIPRMHFGTELLVEGIDMMPIIIGSFAICEVLAQARQGAAGIDIQAARAAAAIRRRDFLPAWQEIREIGLFTYIKSALIGYGIGILPGAGGSMAAFVAYAEAKRASRKSDEYGRGSREGIAAAESANNAMCGGAFVPMLTFGIPGDPTTAVVLGVLVINGLQPGPRLLEQQADLIAPMFASLLVSALILIPLTLFLLGPWFIRIVSIPRGLLYASIAVVALVGSYVATFSVFQMLLSVVFGVLAFFMRRYGYPTVSMLLGFILGPSLEQYLRRSLALNDNDPMIFFTRPDSLFFLMLAALFFYMMVIRRPSGSPPGSGGHKEATEPSESA, from the coding sequence ATGGCGTTCCTTTTGGAGATGCTTCAGGGTTTCGGTCAGCTGGCACAACCGGAAGTCCTGGGCTTCATGCTGCTCGGCTTTCTTATCGGTGCCTTCTTCGGCGCGATGCCCGGCCTCACGTCCGTACTTGCGATGGCGCTGCTGTTGCCGCTGACCTACAGCATCGACGTCATCCCCGCCCTCGTGATGAGCGCGGCGATATTCATGTCGGGAATGTATGCCGGCAGCATCACCGCGACGACGATCAACATACCGGGTGCCCCGTCCTCGATGATGACTGCGCTGGAGGGCAACAGCCTGATGAAGAAAGGGGGCGGCGCCAATGCGCTCGGTCATGCCGCTCTCGGCTCGATGATTGGCGGCACGATCGGCACGGTGTTGCTTATGGGCCTCATGCCGCTCGCTGCAAAGGCATCGCTGCTGATCCAGACCCCGGGCAAGTTCTCGATGATACTGTTCGCCTTGCTGGTCATCGTCATCGTTGAGCGTGCGGAGATCAGCAAGGGTATCGTCGCGACCATGATCGGCATCATGGTCGCCACCATCGGCATTGACGTCATGCAGCCGATACCACGCATGCATTTCGGCACGGAACTGCTGGTGGAGGGGATCGACATGATGCCCATCATCATCGGCAGTTTCGCAATCTGTGAAGTCCTGGCCCAGGCCCGGCAGGGCGCTGCAGGCATCGACATCCAGGCCGCCAGGGCGGCTGCGGCCATCCGGCGCCGCGACTTCCTGCCCGCATGGCAGGAGATCCGCGAAATCGGCCTCTTCACCTATATCAAGAGTGCCCTGATCGGCTATGGCATCGGCATACTGCCCGGCGCGGGCGGATCCATGGCGGCATTCGTCGCCTATGCGGAAGCAAAACGCGCCTCCCGGAAGTCGGACGAATACGGCCGCGGCAGCCGTGAGGGCATAGCCGCGGCGGAATCCGCCAACAACGCCATGTGCGGCGGTGCCTTCGTTCCCATGTTGACATTCGGAATACCCGGCGACCCGACGACAGCGGTCGTTCTCGGCGTTCTGGTGATCAACGGCCTGCAACCCGGTCCACGGCTGCTCGAGCAGCAGGCCGACCTCATTGCGCCGATGTTCGCCTCCCTTCTGGTGAGCGCCCTGATCCTGATCCCCCTGACCCTGTTCCTGCTCGGTCCCTGGTTCATCAGGATCGTCTCGATACCGCGCGGCCTGCTCTACGCCTCGATCGCGGTGGTGGCGCTGGTCGGAAGTTATGTCGCAACGTTTTCCGTGTTCCAGATGTTGCTGTCCGTTGTCTTCGGCGTTCTTGCGTTTTTTATGCGGCGGTACGGCTACCCGACCGTGTCCATGTTGCTGGGGTTCATCCTCGGCCCCAGCCTCGAGCAGTATCTGAGACGATCCCTGGCGCTCAACGACAACGACCCCATGATTTTTTTCACGCGGCCGGACAGCCTGTTCTTCCTCATGCTTGCGGCCCTCTTCTTCTACATGATGGTCATCCGCCGGCCCTCCGGCTCACCGCCAGGCAGCGGCGGACACAAGGAAGCCACGGAACCCTCGGAGTCCGCCTGA
- the kdgD gene encoding 5-dehydro-4-deoxyglucarate dehydratase, producing MKPEDIKTRISSGLLSFPVTHFNVDGSLNLESYQAHVQWLSGFDAAALFAAGGTGEFFSLLPEEVGKVVKAAKEAAGDVPIISGCGYGTEMAKDFAARAELAGADGLLLLPNYLVQGPQEGLYNHIRSVCRATELGVIVYNRDNAVVDADTLMRLADECPNLVGFKDGTGKVDHVRHITATLGDRLCYVGGMPTHELYAEALYGAGVTTYSSAVFNFVPELALRFFNALRGNDRDTVQQILKDFFFPFADLRDRRPGYAVSAIKAGVGIVGFTPGPVRPPLSDLTPEEVRMLRELVERAQAAGWATWNINHPAAVNG from the coding sequence ATGAAGCCCGAAGATATCAAAACCCGCATTTCGTCCGGCCTGCTGTCCTTTCCGGTGACGCATTTCAACGTGGACGGTTCCTTGAACCTTGAGAGCTACCAGGCCCATGTCCAGTGGCTCTCGGGCTTTGACGCCGCTGCCCTGTTTGCCGCTGGCGGCACCGGCGAGTTCTTTTCCCTGTTGCCCGAAGAGGTCGGGAAAGTCGTGAAGGCAGCCAAGGAAGCGGCCGGCGACGTGCCGATCATCTCCGGCTGCGGCTACGGAACCGAGATGGCGAAAGACTTCGCGGCACGTGCGGAGCTGGCGGGTGCCGACGGCCTCCTTCTGCTGCCCAATTACCTTGTTCAAGGGCCGCAGGAAGGTCTTTACAACCACATCAGGTCCGTCTGCCGCGCAACGGAACTCGGCGTGATCGTTTACAACCGGGACAACGCCGTGGTTGATGCGGACACGCTCATGCGATTGGCCGACGAATGTCCAAACCTGGTCGGATTCAAGGACGGCACAGGCAAGGTCGACCATGTTCGCCACATCACTGCGACACTCGGTGACCGCCTCTGTTACGTGGGAGGCATGCCGACCCACGAACTTTATGCGGAAGCTCTGTATGGCGCGGGCGTCACCACCTATTCGTCTGCGGTCTTCAATTTCGTTCCAGAGCTGGCCCTGCGCTTCTTCAATGCCCTGCGCGGCAATGACAGGGACACGGTTCAGCAGATTTTGAAGGACTTCTTCTTCCCGTTTGCGGACTTGCGCGATCGTCGCCCGGGCTACGCGGTTTCCGCGATCAAGGCAGGCGTCGGCATCGTTGGCTTCACCCCGGGGCCGGTCCGTCCGCCCCTCAGTGATTTGACGCCGGAAGAAGTCCGCATGCTGCGTGAGCTTGTCGAAAGGGCCCAGGCGGCCGGATGGGCAACCTGGAATATCAACCACCCCGCCGCCGTCAACGGCTAG
- a CDS encoding M24 family metallopeptidase, producing the protein MSNDMIRIYEMNNGEKAFSPFSPAEMDSRQDKLRKLMADRGIDAALFTSYHNICYYSGFLYCYFGRKYGFLVTEDKATTIAAGIDGGQPWRRTHGDTVIYTDWRRDNYFHAIQSLLEVPNPGIKRVGIEFDHVSLDLKKQLEAALPGVELVDIAADAMAQRTIKSAEEHVLIREGARICDVGGAALVDAVQAGVPEHEVAIASTNAMIREIARSFPFVELMDTWTWFQSGINTDGAHNPVTNKKVEAGDILSLNCFPMIFGYYTALERTLFCEHASDAHLRLWEINCHVHREGLKLIRPGARCCDIATELNDIYRSHDLLKYRSFGYGHSFGVLSHYYGREASVELREDVETVLEPGMVVSMEPMIMIPEGEAGAGGYREHDILIVTETGADNITGFPFGPEHNIIPKR; encoded by the coding sequence ATGAGCAACGACATGATCCGCATCTATGAAATGAACAACGGCGAAAAGGCCTTTTCGCCCTTCTCTCCGGCGGAGATGGACAGCAGGCAGGACAAGCTGCGCAAGCTGATGGCGGACCGCGGTATCGATGCCGCCCTGTTCACCTCCTATCACAACATCTGCTACTACTCGGGCTTCCTCTATTGCTACTTCGGCCGAAAATACGGCTTCCTGGTCACTGAAGACAAGGCGACCACCATTGCCGCCGGCATCGACGGCGGCCAGCCCTGGCGCCGCACCCATGGCGACACGGTCATCTACACCGACTGGCGCCGGGACAACTATTTCCATGCGATCCAGTCCCTGCTGGAAGTGCCCAACCCGGGCATCAAACGCGTCGGCATCGAGTTTGACCATGTGTCTCTCGATCTGAAAAAGCAGCTGGAGGCCGCGCTGCCGGGCGTGGAGCTGGTCGACATTGCCGCCGACGCGATGGCACAGCGCACGATCAAGAGCGCTGAGGAACATGTCCTGATCCGCGAAGGCGCCCGCATCTGTGATGTCGGCGGCGCGGCGCTCGTCGACGCGGTTCAGGCCGGTGTCCCGGAACATGAAGTGGCGATCGCTTCCACCAATGCCATGATCCGCGAGATCGCCAGGTCCTTCCCCTTCGTGGAACTGATGGACACCTGGACCTGGTTCCAGTCCGGCATCAACACGGACGGGGCGCATAACCCGGTCACCAACAAGAAGGTCGAGGCCGGTGACATCCTGAGCCTCAACTGTTTCCCGATGATCTTCGGCTACTATACCGCGCTGGAGCGTACGCTCTTTTGCGAACATGCCTCCGACGCGCACCTCAGGCTGTGGGAAATCAACTGCCATGTGCACCGGGAAGGCCTGAAGCTGATCAGGCCGGGCGCGCGCTGCTGTGACATCGCGACCGAGCTCAACGACATCTACCGCAGCCATGACCTGCTCAAGTATCGCAGCTTCGGCTACGGCCATTCCTTCGGGGTGCTCAGCCACTATTACGGCCGCGAAGCCTCGGTCGAACTGCGTGAGGATGTCGAGACGGTGCTGGAGCCGGGCATGGTGGTGTCCATGGAACCGATGATCATGATCCCGGAGGGCGAAGCCGGCGCCGGAGGCTACCGCGAGCACGACATCCTGATCGTGACGGAGACCGGCGCCGACAACATCACCGGGTTTCCGTTCGGACCCGAGCACAACATCATCCCGAAACGCTAG
- a CDS encoding ABC transporter ATP-binding protein codes for MANTRGAAVNYDSVQKSYDGETLVVKNLNLDIPPGEFLTMLGPSGSGKTTCLMMLAGFEPATHGEIYLNERPINNVPPHKRGIGMVFQNYALFPHMTVAENLAFPLQVRNVGKADQEAKVKRALEMVELGSFGNRRPAQLSGGQQQRVAVARALVFDPELVLMDEPLGALDKQLREQMQYEIKHIHENLGVTVVYVTHDQTEALTMSDRVAVFNDGVIQQLSTPDDLYEDPQNSFVAQFIGENNKLDGKVIDIQGDECLVELDDGTKLKADKVNVSAIGDRTTLSLRPERVEFDTTDDMDNLVNGRIEELIYLGDHIRVRMNVAGNDEFIIKVRNRGERRKLDVGETVRVGWALNDCKALDAVV; via the coding sequence ATGGCGAATACACGGGGCGCTGCTGTTAACTATGACAGCGTTCAAAAGAGCTATGACGGGGAAACCCTGGTCGTAAAGAACCTCAACCTCGATATCCCGCCGGGCGAATTCCTGACCATGCTCGGACCGTCCGGATCCGGCAAGACAACCTGCCTGATGATGCTGGCGGGCTTCGAACCGGCGACGCACGGGGAGATCTATCTCAACGAACGTCCGATCAACAACGTGCCGCCGCACAAGCGCGGCATCGGCATGGTGTTCCAGAACTATGCCCTGTTCCCGCACATGACCGTCGCAGAAAACCTCGCGTTTCCGCTGCAGGTCCGCAATGTCGGCAAGGCGGACCAGGAAGCCAAGGTCAAGCGGGCCCTGGAAATGGTCGAGCTAGGCAGTTTCGGCAATCGCCGGCCGGCACAGCTTTCCGGCGGTCAGCAGCAGCGTGTCGCGGTCGCCCGGGCCCTGGTGTTCGATCCCGAGCTGGTTCTGATGGACGAGCCGCTGGGTGCGCTCGACAAGCAGCTGCGCGAGCAGATGCAGTACGAGATCAAGCACATTCACGAGAACCTGGGCGTGACCGTCGTTTACGTGACCCACGACCAGACCGAAGCCCTGACCATGTCGGACCGGGTGGCCGTGTTCAACGACGGCGTCATCCAGCAGCTGTCGACCCCGGATGACCTCTACGAGGATCCGCAGAACTCCTTCGTCGCGCAGTTTATCGGCGAAAACAACAAGCTGGACGGCAAGGTGATCGACATCCAGGGCGACGAATGCCTCGTTGAACTCGATGACGGCACCAAGCTGAAGGCGGACAAGGTCAACGTGTCGGCCATCGGCGACAGGACAACCCTGTCGCTCAGGCCGGAGCGCGTGGAGTTCGACACAACCGATGACATGGACAATCTGGTCAATGGCCGGATCGAGGAACTCATCTATCTCGGCGATCACATCCGCGTTCGCATGAACGTCGCCGGCAATGACGAGTTCATCATCAAAGTTCGCAACCGCGGAGAGAGGCGCAAGCTCGATGTCGGCGAAACAGTCCGTGTGGGCTGGGCGCTGAACGACTGCAAAGCGCTCGACGCGGTTGTCTGA
- a CDS encoding SH3 domain-containing protein, which produces MPRFVPYVIVIGLFVLALVYLQFRDRSYLEEIARAAYPAPQPSRVILPPPQQQQGSLYYVSGNRVAFRAGPGLQQHVIDRFDKGRTVRETEVNGNWVHARDVDTGRVGWISRNYLSTTNPLQTTASN; this is translated from the coding sequence ATGCCGAGATTCGTTCCTTATGTGATTGTGATCGGACTGTTTGTCCTGGCGCTGGTTTATCTCCAGTTCCGCGACCGGTCCTATCTTGAAGAGATCGCGCGGGCCGCATACCCGGCGCCGCAGCCCTCCAGGGTCATCCTGCCGCCTCCACAGCAGCAGCAGGGGTCACTCTATTATGTCAGCGGCAACCGTGTCGCCTTCAGGGCGGGACCCGGCCTGCAGCAGCACGTGATCGACCGTTTCGACAAGGGCCGGACCGTGCGGGAGACCGAGGTGAACGGCAACTGGGTGCATGCCAGGGATGTCGACACGGGACGCGTCGGCTGGATCTCGCGCAACTACCTGAGCACCACCAACCCCTTGCAGACGACTGCTTCGAATTGA
- a CDS encoding ABC transporter permease has product MSDTTQDGQLLTTADGKPLKAALAKALRREKLRALMLIAPLLIFVLITFVAPIADMLFRSVENGIVADTLPKTVVALQEWDPASGDVPDEAVYAALYDDMVIAVEDKTHTRLGSRLNYEQSGISSLFRKTGRRIKRMDEAGPFKEQFLGADKDWGTVETWEVLKRYSPRITPGYFLNSFDAQMTADGIEMKPEDERIYMFLFGRTLFLSIVITVSCLLLGYPIAFLLAALPLRTSNLLMILVLLPFWTSLLVRTSAWKVLLQQQGVINDFLVWTGLVSEAGRLVMINNQTGTIIAMTHILLPFMILPLYSVMKTISPSYVRAAKSLGANDWIAFWRVYFPQSVPGIGAGAVLVFILSIGYYITPELVGGTSGIFISNRIAYHISSSLNWGLAAALGTLLLVAVMVLFVVYDKIVGIDNVKLG; this is encoded by the coding sequence ATGAGCGACACCACCCAAGACGGTCAGCTATTGACGACGGCCGACGGCAAGCCGCTGAAGGCTGCCCTGGCCAAGGCGCTGCGCCGGGAAAAACTGCGCGCCCTCATGCTGATCGCGCCTCTCCTGATTTTTGTGCTGATCACCTTCGTCGCCCCGATCGCGGACATGCTGTTCCGCTCGGTCGAAAACGGCATTGTCGCGGACACGCTTCCCAAAACGGTTGTCGCACTCCAGGAATGGGACCCGGCGTCCGGCGACGTACCTGACGAGGCGGTCTATGCCGCGCTCTATGACGACATGGTCATTGCGGTCGAGGATAAGACCCATACCCGCCTGGGATCCCGGCTCAACTACGAACAGAGCGGCATTTCCAGCCTGTTCCGCAAGACCGGCCGGCGCATCAAGCGCATGGACGAGGCCGGCCCCTTCAAGGAGCAGTTCCTCGGCGCCGACAAGGACTGGGGCACTGTCGAAACCTGGGAGGTGCTCAAGCGCTATTCTCCCCGGATCACCCCGGGCTATTTCCTGAATTCCTTCGATGCGCAGATGACGGCTGACGGCATCGAGATGAAGCCGGAAGACGAACGGATCTACATGTTCCTGTTCGGCCGGACCCTGTTTCTGTCGATCGTGATCACGGTCTCCTGCTTGCTGCTGGGCTATCCGATCGCCTTCCTGCTGGCCGCCCTGCCGCTGCGCACGTCGAACCTCCTGATGATCCTGGTGCTGCTGCCCTTCTGGACATCGCTGCTGGTGCGAACGTCCGCCTGGAAGGTGTTGTTGCAGCAACAGGGGGTCATCAACGATTTCCTGGTCTGGACGGGGCTCGTCAGTGAAGCCGGCAGGCTGGTGATGATCAACAACCAGACCGGTACGATCATCGCGATGACCCATATTCTGTTGCCGTTCATGATCCTGCCGCTCTACTCGGTGATGAAGACCATCTCGCCGTCCTATGTGCGCGCGGCCAAGAGCCTTGGCGCCAATGACTGGATTGCCTTCTGGCGGGTCTATTTCCCTCAATCCGTCCCCGGAATCGGCGCCGGTGCCGTGCTCGTCTTCATCCTGTCTATCGGCTACTACATCACGCCGGAACTGGTCGGCGGCACGTCGGGCATCTTCATTTCCAACCGGATCGCCTATCACATCTCGTCGTCGCTCAACTGGGGCCTGGCGGCCGCGCTCGGGACATTGCTCCTGGTGGCGGTGATGGTCCTGTTCGTTGTCTACGACAAGATCGTCGGCATCGATAACGTGAAACTCGGATAG
- a CDS encoding tripartite tricarboxylate transporter TctB family protein gives MQRLSKPTGGQMFALFLFALNTIYMAAAFQIRVQFDEGLVGPKFLPVLASGLTYVALLVILWRESRETVPVPDGASLRRPFATVLITALYVVLFEPLGYVASTFLFALGVFRVFGFCDRRPAHAGLYAAGVTLVFYLLFRIAFHVRLPLLPEVF, from the coding sequence ATGCAACGACTTTCCAAACCGACAGGCGGGCAGATGTTCGCCCTGTTTCTCTTCGCGCTCAACACCATCTACATGGCAGCGGCATTCCAGATCAGGGTGCAGTTCGACGAAGGCCTGGTCGGCCCGAAATTTCTGCCGGTACTGGCATCCGGCCTGACCTATGTTGCGCTCTTGGTGATCTTGTGGCGCGAAAGCCGCGAGACCGTCCCGGTGCCCGACGGAGCGTCTCTGCGCCGGCCTTTTGCAACTGTCCTGATCACCGCGCTTTACGTGGTGCTTTTTGAGCCCCTCGGATATGTAGCATCGACGTTCCTGTTCGCGCTCGGGGTCTTCCGTGTGTTCGGTTTCTGCGACAGGCGGCCAGCTCACGCGGGACTTTATGCGGCCGGTGTGACACTCGTCTTCTACCTGCTGTTCCGCATCGCATTTCATGTCCGCCTGCCTCTCTTGCCGGAGGTTTTCTAA